The region ATGCTTGGAGTGGAAGATATAGAGCACATGGTTCCAGGTTTATTATTGTTCCCTACATTCACTGAATAAATAAGTGTAAACTGCTAAACTGACAGCTATCAATGTTGCCAATTTCTGGTGTGAAAGCTCAGGGGTTAATGCAGGACTTATATACTGACCAGTCTGAAAAAAGGGACTAGTACACTTCAACATAGCACAGAATATATCcaggttttatttaaaatgggaaaaaaatagCTGTAGTTACATTGGAGAGGGTACACTGTAATGCACTGAAGTCAGTTCAGTTAAAAAAATTGGGTGGTACAGAAAGAATATGCCTTATACTTTGTAAGTAGTTAAAGTGTGATAAGAATTTTTAAACTTAAACCGAAGTCTTGCAGTAAAGTTAATGTGAGTTTAATCTTTAGTTGATGTAATTTGGTTATTTTTTCCATCGCAGGGACTACTTGTGACCAATTATTTTAACTTGCTTAAGTTGAGACTTCCTAACTGTAGTGATTAGTTTTACGGAACATGAATCAACACCTCAGGTCACAAAGTCCTTTGTAGTTTATGTAGCTTCTTCTGTAATCATGATTTAATGTAGTTGTTGCCATTATCCAACACACTAAAGGCATAATGACTGTCATTGATGcatctgaatataaaaaaaaaaaatttaaaccatCAAGCTGATATTTACTGCAGGGCTGCAGTTAGAATACAATCTCATGTCATTAAAATTcaattttgttttacatttggaGAGTTGAGATGAATGTAATGAGTAACAATGGAACAAAGTTCATTGGATTGAACATtgattatatttgttgtactttttCCATATTGTGGTATTAACAGATAACATgatacagatacagtatgatACTGGTTTCAAAAATATCACCCAGCCTTAGTAATAGATGCCAGCAGAAGCGTTAAGATTAAATCAAGATATTAAACAGTCTTGTACAGAACATTGCAACTGAATGTATTCTGTCATCTCTATCAGATTAGGTTTGTTTAGATTATGTAGAAACCTGGTGACATCTTGAATGTATTTTGGGATTAAATTCAGACAGAAATCACATAGGGGGCAAAAAAAGATGCACAACAAACCTCCTGCACTTTCCAATAAATATAAATTTGTCATATTGCTTAAATTCTACACAAATGCCACTCCTGGTTATGAGAGGAAGGTTCGGACCGTGCCTTTAACTAGGCCTCTGCAGATTGGGCACTTTCGCAGTGATGGTGCACATTCTTTGCACACCACCAGGTGTCCACATGGGATGAAGACGATGTTGACTTCTTTATCCATACAAACCTTGCAGGTACGCTCCTCCTGCAGGCGCCGCAGCTGCTCCTCCATGGGGAGGTctgcaaagaaaaagagattGCCATTTATTTTCCGTCTTCCAACATGTTGGTCTACATTTTTGCTCGTCTTATTTGTCAATCTTTAGATTGTGACAAATGACCCACAGTATTCAGACAGGTTACATTACTGGTAATCTCTAAATTAAAATCGCTCCAAACTATTAATGGCTATACCGGCAGTTCATGCAGAAAATACTGCATTGCAAACCCGACAAAGAAATTGTTTCATGTAACATTTAGGAATTTCACATCATGGGGTTGAAATTAAGTTTCGATTGATGACTAAAATAGAAGTTACAAAAGTGCTTCACAGTTAAAACAATTAAGCAAAAAACATTCAATTGGCGTGATAGTAAATCCTGCCTACGGCTCAGGTGTGTCTTTATACCTGAAAGATCTTGGCTTGGTGATGCAGCTTCGTTTgattgggctgaaaatgtgaaagACAACATGTAGTTAGCTCAGGCTTAGGTTAATAAACAATATACTCTAAATAAGAACTGTCTTATGCTAAATCTTTAGGGCTTTTCAGGACGGAACAACATGCTTTGTGCTGTGGATGCCGTCTGGACTTAAGTAAACCACTAAGCTCCAGTTCGAACAGTATTATTGGTTTCAAGTTTTGTCCAGGTTGATGGTTTCTGTACAAGTTATCTGAATACACACTGAACCTTTAGTAGCCAaatatatcaaacatgttttaagTGCAATCAGAAAATGTGTGGTGTGGCGGGACAGACGTACCCATGAGATCTCTGAGCAAGTGTACGTCGTTTTTCTGGATCCAGTTGCGGAAGACCTCGGCTGCAGCGTTTCCCTTGTTGAGGACGAGCTCTATCAGCCTGGCGGTTTGCTGCTGAGGCGACGTCTGAGCCTTAAGACCGCTATACTCCTCGGTAGCTGCAGGTTAACAGGGAAGAGTTACTTACAATCCAGAGGTTTCTGACGTCTAGATGCTACAGCTGAGTAATAGATTGTCAGTCATGATTATTAATTTTGATGAGCATCTACACtcccctaaaggattattaggaacaccatactaataccgtgtttgaccccctttcgccttcagatcTGCCTTAATTCtccgtggcattgattcaacaaagTGCTGGAaacattctttagaaatgttggcccatgttgataggatagcatcttgcagttgatggagatttgtgggatgcacatccagggcacgaagctcccgttccaccacatcccaaagatgttctattgggttgagatctggtggctgtgggggccattttagtacagtaaACTCATTGTCACGTTCAAGAAacctcgtgcaaattgtagcctcattttcctatttttagtggagatgagtggtacccggtggggtcttctgctggtgtagcccatccgcctcaaggttgtgcgtgttgtggcttcacaaattgCTGCAtgatacctcggttgtaacgagtggttatttgagtcaaagttgatcttctatcagctggaatcagtcggcccattctcctctgacctctagcatcaacaaggcattttcgcccagagaactgccgcatactggatgtttttcctttttccagaccattctttgtaaaccctagaaatggttgtgtgtgaaaatcccagtaactgagcagattgtgaaatactcagacgaGCCAaatgcttagatcacctttctttcccattctgacattcagtttggagtttaggagattgtctagacctggaccacacccatAAATGCATTGATGCCATGTgtttggttgattagataattgcattaatgagaaatcttacaggtgttcctaatattcctttaggtgagtatatattaaattattattaaccaCTGAACTTTTTTTTGAATTTTCAGTAtagtcattcatttcattgaaATGACTGACTATACTGAAAATTACACGGACTGCTTGTTACAACATGCAACCTGAACAGGCTCATGGGAAAACTCTTGACATCACTTTATTTAATTCAATAAACCAAGAATCATTAATCATTTAGTTACCTcattgcacttttttttctacacttATAATTTTCAGTAATGATCAGAAATAGTTCAATCTCAGCTGTTGAAACACTAAATCCTGCACCCCAAAGCAACTAATTACCTGTCATTTCTAATAGTGGAAGGTGCTAACAGGTATTCAAATCTCAcaacacagaaagaaaagagaaacttaCATAACATATTTTGCTCTCTTAAATGCTCCAGCACTGGCTCCACACTCTTCAGACGCTGGATCAACGCTGCCTGGTGTCTCTTCACAAACGTGAAACCATctgaaacaaaaatgaaaacaaaagaaatgtattcaaatgttcACTGGCCTGAGAGCAGCTGATAGCACAGCTAACACTGGTATTCATGCTTGTTCATTTTCATGCACAATACATCGCAGAGACACCGCCAGCTGTACCTGATGCCATAGCCTCCGCCAGCATCTCTCGCTCCTCCTCCCTTTTCTGGTCCTCGGCACTCAGCAGGTCTAAAACCAGCTCCTGGACGGTCCTGTAGTTCTCTCCGCTGGTCAGGATCTTGCTCTGGACTGTTTGCTTGACTAGACTACGCTCAAAGCCCATCTCTAAAGCCGACTTAATCACAGGGGTGTTCATCATGACAGCGTCCTCGGATCGCTCCTCCCCTGGACCGAGGTGAACCACTGAGAAAGAGAAATCAAgttcaagttactttatttgtaCCAGAGGTAGATTTGGTTCGCAGTAGAGTCCTCatagacacaaaaaacaaagatgCACATATCACACATCTTAAGACAATGGAAATTAAGAAATGGCAAAAGTTAAATGTCAGGCTTGGTGATATGACTTCCTAACTTGTTATCCTATTCAGAAAAGTTTCCAATCCATCTGCAACTCTTTAAACCCTTTTATATTGTATAATAACATTTCAATAAACTCCATTTCGACTGGGAAACTACAAATAATTTCACCGAATTTCAAATAACTCACCAGGTGGATCCACAAACTCTCTGGAGCTGCTGTCTCCGTTTGTTAAAAGCTTTTGGtgagaaaacagaaaaataagcaCTTTTATCTAAATGACTTGTTCTATGCCAAATACAGTATTTGAACCACTAACATATTTCTATGCTGCGCTCTACTGACCTGCTCAAACAGCCGAGGGAAGCGAGCCTGGATCTGGTGAACAAACTCTTGTCCCTTTTCCTGGAGCAAGTATTCACACCTGCAATTAACCACAGGTACAATAATACAAACGTTTATACTTTTACTACAGTACAAAAGGGCTCTCTGGCTGACACATTTAGACTCTAAATAAGAAaatcaacaataaaacaaaatttcGAACAACGGCATTTACCGGGGAAACCATTTAGCATGTTCCACCCAAGGATCATCTCCGGACTCCCAGCATCGCAGGCCTCCATCGCAGCAGAAACACTTGACATCATCGTTACGACCTTTAGGGAAAACAGAGAGCTTTCAGTGTGACTTGATGTTTTAGCGGGGGGTtcataaaaagagaaaaataaagatgACTGTTAACTGATAAGTAGTCATCTGAATACATGTCTGTTTTTCATCTTTCACTTCCTCTTTTGCTTGAAACCTTTGGTAGTGAACTGACCGCATTTGAATGCTATATTAAGTATTAACATGAGGTCATGTTTATAACCAGGTGTTCCTCAAAAGATTTCTATCAGGACTTTCCTGCTCAAATGAAAAACTGGACACATACTGATACTGAAAAATACCTGTCTGCAGTGGACACCCCCCAAACAGAAGGAAAAAACAGCCTCTTACTGGTATTAAAACTTACTGTTAATTGcgaaaaaagggaaaataaatcatttcatttcaacTTTTCATCTGCACCTTATGAGTCAATTCTTTGTAAGACTTTTAGGACCTTTTAAATGACAGCTTTAAGATTTCAATTTgagtattatttttgttttagaaaaatataaatacatccTCTGCCCTCTACAAGTATTtgctataaaataaaatacaataaattagACTTTTGGGGGCATAGCTTTTGTTTTGGTCCTCAACTGATTTTAAACTTAGTAAGATTTGGGCTTTTTCCCAGAGAAGGGACAAATGTTTTTTCTGAATTAATATAtgcgagagaaaaaaaattatgtttttaacaAAATCAAAGCcaaataaaagatttttttctgtctccttATTATCACTATACAAAGTGGATATTGAAGACATGGATCCAGATTATCTTTCATTTGGAGTTTTGGCCACCTGATAAAGTCCAACATTCGCCGTCCTTCTAGCTGCTACATGCTTCTCCTCATCAGGTCACTGTCTGATAAGGAAAAGCTCTGATAAGCTTTTCTCTTTGATATTGTCCGTACCCACATAGTAGAAGCCAGCTTTAGCCAGCTGGTCAGGCCTGACAGGGATACGAGATGGCCAGTTGACAAAAGTGAGCAGCCTCTCATCGCTCTGCTGCATGGCAGGGTTGGACACATTACTGAGGGTTGGGGCTCCTGAAGACAGTTGAGAAGTTACTCCTCCAGATGCAGATACGGCAGCTCCGGCCAGCGACACGTTGTCAGCTCTGTCCCCCCGCACAAAGCGACAGTTTGGATAATGCCTCTGGTGCTCGGATACAGCTCTGTCACCTGGCTCCCAGTTACTCAACtggaaatacaaacaaaaacttCAGTCATTGAAAGTAACCTCAAGAAATGACCACACCTGATTGGTGCTACCTGTGGTTGTAAGGTGGATGTACTTTAGTCTGATACCCACTTCTGATGATAATCAACCCAGTCTAAATTAATAGGAACTCTAAAATATGTGTTTTTGAATGTGACTGAGAAGGGGGCACAGAGCTGGTTAGCTTGGTCTCTCAAGACCCTCTGAATCACCTTGAGTTACAGCCCAGAGATAATTACACTGCACCCTGTGTACTCACACATGTAAACATTCTTCCTGAGTGCAGCCCGGTTCGTTTCCCTGTGATGATACACACCTGTCCTCCACAGCTGAAGCAGGCCACTCGGTCGCCTTGGCCCAGGTAGTAGAAGCCCGCCTTGGCAAGCTCAGCAGGAGTTATGATGGAGAGCGTCCAGGGATGGAAGGAGTCCAGGCGGTCCTGCTCTCTGCGCATGCTGGGGTTGTGGCATGTTGGTCTCTGGTGTGACATGTCCTCTACACCACGAGAGCTGAGTGGGCTGGAGGGGGGTGGAGCAGTAAATCCCATATTTAGGTAGCCAACTGGCTCTTCCCCTTGGCTTACTGTTGAGTTAGGAGCAGCTGGGCCTGGACCAGAAATCTAGAAGTAAAAGCCGCAAAATATTACGAATCTACTCAGGTAGTTAAACGCTACTAAAAAGGCAACTACAGTAGTCAAATCATTTTATATAAAAGCACTTTGGAGTATACTTGTTGCTCTCTGATATATCAATTACAGATTCTGTCCTCAAAAACAAAACTATGTCATTAACTATTTTTAAGCTATGATTTTCCAAGATATAGGGGTTAACTTTCTTCTACACAATATATCTTGTCattgtacattacattacatgtcatttaggtgacgcttttatccaaagcgacttacaattaagtgatTTCAACtctgaaggttcaaactccagacaacaagtagtaagtgcaagtacattagctttaaataagcaaagctacaaagagccatatgaaagtgcaggttcaagattttttttggtttttatgtttacccgaggtgtagtcggaagagatatAGATCTCTTATTTTTAAGAAACTTGTAGTGATCTTACTGGTATGGCTGGGGCAATGCGGAGTGGGGAGAAGGCGGAGTGAGAGGAGGAGAGCAGGTTGGCTGTAGATGGGAGGCTCTGGATGAaggagcaggaaggagagagttgtctgtgtttctctgttggaCAGTCTCCGGCCTGCCAACCCTCTGCCGTCACGTTACACCTGAAACACTGCACTCGGTCGCCCACACCGGTGTAGAACCAACCTGCCCTTGCCAGACTTCGCTCTGTGACTCCCGAAGCTGGGAATCGAGCAAAGGTAGAGATGCGGAAGAGCTCTGGGGATGAAAACGACATCATACTGACACATTTCCTTGAGATTGGAACATATCAGAAGGTTAGatacaaaaataatcttaaatatATATCTGATAAAGAGAATAAAAGAGACTGGTACCTGAAGAGTTATCATATTGTAGGTCAGGTGGAGGCCCATTGCGACACAACCCCATCAAAAACGGGTTGTTTTTGAGTTGAACAAGAGTTTCCATTTTTGAATTTAAGTTTAGAAATATGAAGGCAAAAGAGATGTCCTTCAAAGGGAGAGGGGTTTGAGACAACCCATGGTCTTGCTTTCTCACACCGATACACTCACTCAAACTGCAACAGAAATTAGTAGCGTAATATATATCAGGGGgcagagggggtggggggttatCTCAAatcaaaaaacagaaacagtcaAGAGACAGTAAAAAAGAAAGTGAGGTTTTGCTAAGTGTGAAACTTAGTGCAGAAGAAACAAGTTCACCCAGCACCCACTGTCACACAGTATTGGACACAAACTGCATGAGATGCCCATTCCCTATACAGTATAGCCTATACTTTACACCTGGATCCATTTTACTTGTACCTAGTAGAGAGTACTACCTCTGAACATTGAACTGCTGAAACTTCAATGTTTCTTCTTCAGTTGTATTCCCAGTGGATGTAAATTCAACAAAACACATCATgcgcagtaaaaaaaaaaaggatggggctatttaaaaaagtaatttaaatgcATCCTCACATCAATAATCATATTACACTGAGGTCAGATCACCCAGGATCAGTACACACTTTATTATCTTGTATATTTAGCACAGACATATCTAACCATTCAAACTTAAACTTATGGTATGTGATTATGTGTACCAACAttagaaattaaataaatgtctcaagcatgcacacacacagaccaaggGATATGTGCTCTCAAACCCCTCCCCCCATCTTAGACATCCCTTTTGTAGGTGTTTAAGCCGCCATAATTGATTACCAGAAAcccaatataaaaaataaaatccttcTTTGGCAAGGATAATGGACGCTGCTCTTTAGTTTAATGATAGCAGGACCTGTAGAAATATAGGGGgacaaaacaaagacacaaaaacattgaattGTGTTCATGTAGGTCTAGAAATGCAGTACTCTTTATGACAAGTGAACTGACTTTTATGTAGAAAATCAGTGGTGCCCCTTTGACAGAGCTGCCAATCAATTTCCTGTTTATCGACCAATTGATTATTTAGCTAAATTAATCCTTTCGTAAGTAAAAGGTGGTAAGGCTATGACCAACTCGTGAATTAAACACTTAACTTAAGACTTTCATAGGAAAGATAGTCTATAGCCTCCgttgccgcaggaaattccactggatgcatgtcttttcgccaatgtccatttccttccgctttctttgtgtttgtggaattttaaactccggtggatttatgaggactatggtcaaCTGCTCCtccgatctctgcagggtaaatccagacagctagctagactatctgtccaatctgagttttctgttgtacaaCTAAAACACCCTTTaaacgtacatgttccaccaaaacaagttccttcccgaggctgttttgcaacGGCTCCGTGCGGCGCCCAGGACGATtgtgtttggtttaaagaaataccaatgaACCACAGCATGTTTTCTTCCCAcgccggaatgctgtgtggactcactaaaccctcctccacagcggtggaggaaggtctggcaaagcgagactataggAAAGATAACTAATATTTGTTTTACTGCTACATTACTGGTATTTTCTTCCAGCAGGATGTGCTAGGTACTTTCCTCAATTTGTCATTAAGTTACAGGGATTTTTTTCCCAGGATGGAGAAGGCATGTCccaccctactctgcctctgattggcttacactaaccctaaccaatcacactccttttgcctaaacctaaccagaGAGGTTC is a window of Perca fluviatilis chromosome 16, GENO_Pfluv_1.0, whole genome shotgun sequence DNA encoding:
- the birc2 gene encoding baculoviral IAP repeat-containing protein 2; this encodes METLVQLKNNPFLMGLCRNGPPPDLQYDNSSELFRISTFARFPASGVTERSLARAGWFYTGVGDRVQCFRCNVTAEGWQAGDCPTEKHRQLSPSCSFIQSLPSTANLLSSSHSAFSPLRIAPAIPISGPGPAAPNSTVSQGEEPVGYLNMGFTAPPPSSPLSSRGVEDMSHQRPTCHNPSMRREQDRLDSFHPWTLSIITPAELAKAGFYYLGQGDRVACFSCGGQLSNWEPGDRAVSEHQRHYPNCRFVRGDRADNVSLAGAAVSASGGVTSQLSSGAPTLSNVSNPAMQQSDERLLTFVNWPSRIPVRPDQLAKAGFYYVGRNDDVKCFCCDGGLRCWESGDDPWVEHAKWFPRCEYLLQEKGQEFVHQIQARFPRLFEQLLTNGDSSSREFVDPPVVHLGPGEERSEDAVMMNTPVIKSALEMGFERSLVKQTVQSKILTSGENYRTVQELVLDLLSAEDQKREEEREMLAEAMASDGFTFVKRHQAALIQRLKSVEPVLEHLREQNMLSTEEYSGLKAQTSPQQQTARLIELVLNKGNAAAEVFRNWIQKNDVHLLRDLMAQSNEAASPSQDLSDLPMEEQLRRLQEERTCKVCMDKEVNIVFIPCGHLVVCKECAPSLRKCPICRGLVKGTVRTFLS